A portion of the Krasilnikovia cinnamomea genome contains these proteins:
- a CDS encoding flavodoxin family protein — MHAVVVYESMYGNTHRVADAIGAGLDGAYRVDVVPVERADARLLADADLIVVGGPTHAHGISRAASRQAAVAQAGEPGSALTLDPDAEGPGLRDWFDALPSLHARAAAFDTRVDLPPLLTGRAAKGIGRRLRRHGLDMVTEPVSFLVTKENELVPEELDRARQWGRELAGV, encoded by the coding sequence ATGCACGCGGTGGTGGTGTACGAATCGATGTACGGCAACACGCACCGGGTGGCCGACGCGATCGGGGCCGGTCTGGACGGCGCCTACCGGGTCGACGTCGTGCCGGTGGAACGGGCCGACGCCCGCCTGCTCGCGGACGCGGACCTGATCGTGGTGGGTGGCCCGACGCACGCGCACGGCATCAGCCGGGCCGCTTCCCGGCAGGCCGCGGTGGCCCAGGCGGGCGAACCCGGCAGTGCGCTGACGCTCGACCCGGACGCCGAGGGCCCGGGCCTACGGGACTGGTTCGACGCGCTGCCGTCGCTGCACGCCCGGGCGGCCGCCTTCGACACCCGGGTCGACCTGCCGCCGCTGCTGACCGGGCGGGCGGCCAAGGGGATCGGACGGCGGCTGCGCCGGCACGGCCTGGACATGGTGACGGAGCCGGTGAGCTTCCTGGTCACCAAGGAGAACGAGCTCGTCCCGGAGGAGCTGGACCGGGCGCGGCAGTGGGGCCGGGAGCTGGCCGGCGTCTGA
- a CDS encoding phosphatidylglycerol lysyltransferase domain-containing protein, with translation MTVDQEAVPAQREAAVHPRKTTSRSPWRPPPSRTVVARSVQIVGAFSALTAILPSWHQRMAALADLMPTAGMVTARAGVSVIGLLLVYLGSGLRRGKRRAWQLATGLCALSVVLHVAKATPAPALPALVIFGVLIVERDRFYARGDVRNRRRALRVCAGFLGAGLALGFVEIALRAGQLTVPSGPGRWLEHAALGMIGITGPLRFQHEVTNTMVDVTTGAFGLLAFGVAALVLLRPGTRRAGWASGDEDQVRSLLDRYGDGDSLGYFALRRDKLFIWAPSRQAVVAYRVVNGVSLASGDPLGVPSAWPEAIAAWLADCDANGWTPAVLACGTAGGSAYRRFGLDALELGDEAILDVPAFSLQGRPMRTVRQAVGRARRAGYVCEVVRQRDLDAAALAEVRRCAVAFRCGGTERGFSMALSRLGDPADDDCLLVLCRDADGRLLGLLQFVPWGRSGLSLDLMRGDRSAENGLTELMIVSAVEAAAGLGVTQISLNFAVLRSIIARAEQLGAGPVVRLWARVLRAMSGFWQIESLYRANAKYQPHWQPRFLCFPSARDLPRIAVAALSAEAFLPSAGTRRATEPDTCA, from the coding sequence GTGACGGTGGACCAGGAGGCGGTGCCCGCGCAACGCGAGGCGGCGGTGCACCCCCGGAAAACCACGAGCCGAAGCCCGTGGCGGCCGCCGCCGTCGCGGACGGTGGTGGCCCGCAGCGTTCAGATCGTGGGTGCCTTCAGCGCGCTCACGGCGATCCTGCCGTCCTGGCACCAGCGGATGGCCGCGCTGGCCGACCTCATGCCGACCGCCGGGATGGTGACCGCGCGCGCCGGGGTCAGCGTCATCGGCCTGCTCCTGGTCTACCTGGGCAGCGGGCTGCGGCGCGGCAAGCGCCGGGCCTGGCAGCTCGCCACCGGCCTGTGCGCGCTCAGCGTGGTGCTGCACGTCGCCAAGGCGACCCCGGCCCCCGCGCTGCCCGCACTGGTCATCTTCGGCGTCCTCATCGTCGAACGGGACCGGTTCTACGCCCGCGGCGACGTGCGCAACCGGCGGCGTGCCCTGCGCGTGTGCGCCGGGTTCCTCGGCGCCGGGCTCGCGCTCGGCTTCGTCGAGATCGCGTTGCGCGCCGGTCAGCTGACCGTCCCCTCAGGACCGGGGCGGTGGCTGGAGCACGCCGCCCTCGGGATGATCGGCATCACCGGCCCGCTGCGCTTCCAGCACGAGGTGACCAACACCATGGTGGACGTCACCACCGGCGCGTTCGGGCTGCTGGCCTTCGGCGTCGCGGCGCTGGTGCTGCTGCGCCCGGGCACCAGGCGCGCCGGCTGGGCGAGCGGTGACGAGGACCAGGTCCGTTCCCTGCTCGACCGCTACGGCGACGGCGACTCCCTGGGCTACTTCGCGCTGCGCCGCGACAAGCTGTTCATCTGGGCGCCCTCGCGGCAGGCCGTGGTGGCGTACCGGGTGGTCAACGGCGTCAGCCTCGCCTCCGGTGACCCGCTGGGGGTCCCGTCGGCCTGGCCGGAGGCGATCGCCGCGTGGCTGGCCGACTGCGACGCCAACGGCTGGACACCGGCGGTGTTGGCCTGCGGCACCGCGGGCGGCAGCGCGTACCGCCGGTTCGGGCTGGACGCGCTGGAACTCGGCGACGAGGCCATCCTCGACGTCCCGGCGTTCAGCCTGCAGGGCCGGCCCATGCGTACGGTCCGGCAGGCGGTGGGCCGGGCCCGCCGCGCCGGCTACGTCTGCGAGGTGGTGCGCCAGCGGGACCTGGACGCCGCCGCGCTGGCCGAGGTCCGGCGCTGCGCCGTCGCGTTCCGCTGCGGTGGCACCGAACGCGGCTTCTCCATGGCGCTGTCCCGGCTGGGTGACCCGGCCGACGACGACTGCCTGCTCGTGCTGTGCCGCGACGCCGACGGGCGGCTGCTCGGGCTGTTGCAGTTCGTCCCCTGGGGACGGTCGGGGCTGTCGCTGGACCTCATGCGCGGCGACCGCAGCGCCGAGAACGGGCTCACCGAACTGATGATCGTCAGCGCGGTGGAGGCCGCCGCCGGGCTCGGCGTCACGCAGATCTCGCTGAACTTCGCGGTGCTGCGTTCCATCATCGCCCGCGCCGAGCAGCTCGGCGCGGGACCGGTCGTCCGGCTGTGGGCCCGGGTGCTGCGGGCGATGTCCGGCTTCTGGCAGATCGAATCGCTGTACCGGGCCAACGCCAAGTACCAGCCGCACTGGCAGCCCCGCTTCCTGTGCTTCCCGTCCGCACGGGACCTGCCCCGCATCGCGGTCGCCGCACTCAGCGCCGAGGCGTTCCTGCCCTCGGCCGGCACCCGGCGCGCCACGGAGCCCGACACGTGCGCCTGA
- a CDS encoding alpha/beta hydrolase, whose translation MAVYLPAVYDTAAGAKRRYPVIEAFHGYPGSPGTWIEKMDVLSRLDQEMASGRMAPTVVLFPYLTPRHFLDTECTNLVGSAQSETFLTTDVPAYASAHLRIRTDRAAWGAIGFSAGGFCAMNLSLRHPDRYAAAASLSGNAGPGIRVGDGSENTTNNVVWRLRHLPQPPVSWYVVWSVDDRASRDGSREIVRSVRAPLAVTPVELRHGGHNHAFWRRVQGPAFDWLSARLARDIPDTGPRAPYPSASPPAPWPSSLRPRPGEPGAGPPPSAAPAGRGAAPSARRPSGPPRAGRPPGG comes from the coding sequence ATGGCGGTGTACCTGCCCGCCGTCTACGACACTGCGGCGGGGGCGAAGCGGCGCTATCCGGTCATCGAGGCGTTCCACGGGTACCCCGGCTCGCCCGGCACCTGGATCGAGAAGATGGACGTGCTGTCCCGGCTGGATCAGGAGATGGCCTCGGGGCGGATGGCGCCGACCGTCGTGCTGTTCCCGTACCTGACGCCACGGCACTTCCTGGACACCGAGTGCACGAACCTGGTCGGCAGCGCGCAGTCCGAAACGTTTCTCACCACGGATGTGCCCGCGTACGCATCGGCCCACCTGCGGATCCGCACCGACCGCGCGGCGTGGGGGGCGATCGGCTTCTCGGCCGGCGGATTCTGCGCGATGAACCTGTCGCTGCGCCATCCCGACCGGTACGCGGCGGCGGCGTCGTTGTCCGGCAACGCGGGACCCGGCATCAGGGTCGGTGACGGCAGCGAGAACACCACCAACAACGTCGTGTGGCGCCTGCGGCACCTGCCCCAGCCGCCGGTGTCCTGGTATGTGGTGTGGTCCGTGGACGACCGGGCGTCGCGCGACGGATCGCGCGAGATCGTACGGTCGGTGCGGGCCCCGCTGGCGGTGACGCCGGTGGAGCTGCGCCACGGCGGGCACAATCACGCCTTCTGGCGTCGCGTCCAGGGCCCGGCCTTCGACTGGCTGTCGGCCCGGCTGGCCCGCGACATCCCGGACACGGGCCCGCGCGCACCGTACCCGTCCGCCTCCCCGCCGGCACCGTGGCCGTCCAGTCTCAGGCCGAGACCAGGGGAGCCCGGCGCTGGCCCGCCGCCGTCCGCAGCCCCGGCAGGCCGAGGGGCGGCGCCGTCCGCTCGGCGGCCTTCCGGGCCTCCGCGGGCGGGTCGGCCGCCGGGAGGGTGA
- a CDS encoding CPBP family intramembrane glutamic endopeptidase, with product MLTVAEPLSPYHRLARTPAHRWWRTVLGTLFIVVGTTVLALGGYAVVTSAAVVAGRPDGPDGLPTFGALADLAVSCLMIAALLPAILLAARLIQERPAGTLSSVTGRLRLDWLLTCLAVAGVAIALFIGTIMVVDSVTGADTDLTGELAGWGPFLGSALVLLLVVPPQVAAEEYLTRGWLLQAVGAWCRRPWLPITVQAVVFAALHGWGTPWGFADLVLFGLVAGWLTVRTGGLEAAIALHLANNLLAFLVSAAFGEFGVDETAADMPWRYVVIDVPVLLGYAAVIAWLARRRNVRHTTPVPPVPAALPATFGRLPHAAGTAAQR from the coding sequence ATGCTGACTGTCGCGGAGCCGCTGAGCCCGTATCACCGCCTCGCCCGCACCCCCGCGCACCGCTGGTGGCGTACGGTGCTCGGCACCCTCTTCATCGTCGTCGGCACCACCGTGCTGGCCCTCGGCGGCTACGCCGTGGTTACCTCGGCGGCCGTCGTGGCGGGCCGCCCGGACGGCCCGGACGGGTTGCCGACGTTCGGCGCGCTGGCCGACCTCGCCGTGAGCTGCCTGATGATCGCGGCGCTGCTCCCGGCCATCCTGCTGGCGGCCCGCCTGATCCAGGAGCGTCCCGCCGGGACGCTGTCGTCGGTGACCGGGCGGCTGCGGCTGGACTGGCTGCTGACCTGCCTGGCGGTCGCGGGCGTCGCGATCGCCCTGTTCATCGGCACGATCATGGTCGTCGATTCGGTCACCGGCGCGGACACCGACCTGACCGGCGAGCTGGCGGGCTGGGGACCGTTCCTGGGGTCGGCGCTGGTGCTGCTGCTCGTGGTGCCGCCGCAGGTCGCCGCGGAGGAGTACCTCACCCGGGGCTGGCTGCTGCAGGCCGTCGGCGCGTGGTGCCGCCGCCCGTGGCTGCCGATCACCGTGCAGGCCGTCGTGTTCGCCGCGCTGCACGGCTGGGGCACCCCGTGGGGCTTCGCCGACCTGGTCCTGTTCGGCCTGGTCGCGGGGTGGCTGACGGTACGCACGGGCGGGCTGGAAGCGGCGATCGCCCTGCACCTGGCGAACAACCTGCTGGCCTTCCTGGTGTCGGCCGCCTTCGGCGAGTTCGGGGTGGACGAGACCGCCGCCGACATGCCCTGGCGCTACGTCGTGATCGACGTGCCGGTGCTGCTCGGCTACGCGGCCGTGATCGCGTGGCTGGCCCGGCGGCGTAACGTCCGTCACACCACGCCGGTCCCGCCCGTGCCCGCCGCGCTCCCGGCGACCTTCGGCCGGCTCCCGCATGCCGCCGGAACCGCCGCTCAGCGGTAG
- a CDS encoding sensor histidine kinase, producing MTKIWLLPAALCVGQLALWPGRAVGSVAAVAVTATVVLVAAALGLRRTRPVTAAVVVAAGLTLATWVAPADQQLLVPGDALLVISVADLVALFSVAARRDARTTALVLSGLLVWQAGLVAWQDGLTGDYPLALVTLIVVYGMVAAFGRIRGRWSGERAAAARRLAQARQAHRDAADAERRRLARELHDVTAHHLTSIVVNASAARLLEEQRPELRAEALDFAARTGHDTLTALRQLVAIMPAPPREADPAVGRLADLADDFRQLGQVVSVEVATDPPPALAAAVHGITREALTNTLRYAPGGAVRIAFSYGDGQAELVVDDDGGGGHGTGAAAGLGGGRGVHGMRERARALGGTLDAGPRDGGGWRVRAVFPLAVTGPATAGTPRSGARWRRVWSWVGRRLRSQTVLDAGIVLLVLVLPLTGLLTTVEEEGLSPAAATLALLALLAHSVPLLWRRSRPWWVLGAVAATTWLGPLLAVTGVMSADGAWWSLFGGGAELAAVYAVAAWGARPGLTWLAPIGGAAVLALAVGVLAAVSSTPELAADPDIPKQAVGFTAVMSQILITALFGALYVLPMGACWLAGWAARRRRSQRHAREEGGVAAAMAQAQMRAYDERARIAAGLRDAVLRHAAEVPRAAERADLDAVVGSARQALTAMRGLLDGLGRAGAAQQHEEVASSRSA from the coding sequence GTGACGAAGATCTGGCTGCTGCCCGCCGCGCTGTGCGTCGGCCAGCTCGCGCTGTGGCCCGGCCGCGCCGTCGGCTCGGTGGCGGCCGTCGCGGTGACCGCCACCGTGGTGCTGGTCGCGGCGGCGCTGGGCCTGCGGCGTACCCGGCCGGTGACGGCCGCGGTGGTGGTGGCCGCCGGGCTGACGCTGGCCACCTGGGTCGCACCGGCGGACCAGCAGCTGCTGGTCCCGGGCGACGCGCTGCTGGTGATCTCCGTGGCCGACCTCGTGGCACTGTTCAGCGTCGCCGCCCGCCGCGACGCGCGGACCACGGCGCTGGTCCTGTCCGGACTGCTGGTGTGGCAGGCCGGTCTTGTCGCCTGGCAGGACGGCTTGACCGGCGACTATCCGCTGGCACTGGTGACCCTGATCGTCGTGTACGGCATGGTGGCGGCGTTCGGCCGCATCCGGGGCCGCTGGAGCGGCGAGCGGGCGGCGGCCGCGCGGCGGCTGGCGCAGGCCCGGCAGGCGCACCGCGACGCGGCCGACGCCGAACGCCGCCGGCTGGCGCGCGAACTGCACGACGTGACCGCGCACCATCTGACCTCGATCGTCGTCAACGCGTCGGCCGCGCGGTTGCTCGAGGAACAACGACCGGAGCTGCGCGCCGAGGCGCTGGACTTCGCGGCGCGGACCGGTCACGACACCCTCACCGCGCTGCGCCAGCTCGTGGCGATCATGCCGGCGCCGCCGCGCGAGGCCGACCCCGCCGTGGGGCGCCTGGCGGATCTGGCCGACGACTTCCGCCAGCTCGGGCAGGTCGTGAGCGTCGAGGTGGCCACCGACCCGCCGCCCGCGCTGGCCGCGGCCGTCCACGGCATCACCCGCGAGGCACTCACCAACACCCTGCGCTACGCCCCGGGCGGCGCGGTCCGGATCGCCTTTTCGTACGGTGACGGCCAGGCCGAGCTGGTCGTCGACGACGACGGCGGTGGCGGCCACGGCACCGGCGCCGCCGCCGGGCTCGGTGGCGGGCGCGGCGTACACGGGATGCGCGAGCGGGCGCGCGCCCTCGGCGGGACCCTCGACGCCGGGCCCCGCGACGGCGGCGGATGGCGGGTACGGGCCGTGTTCCCGCTCGCCGTGACCGGGCCCGCGACCGCCGGCACGCCGCGGTCCGGCGCGCGATGGCGGCGCGTGTGGAGCTGGGTGGGTCGTCGGCTGCGCAGCCAGACGGTGCTCGACGCGGGCATCGTCCTGCTCGTCCTGGTATTGCCGCTGACCGGGCTCCTCACGACGGTCGAGGAGGAGGGCCTGTCCCCGGCGGCGGCGACGCTGGCCCTGCTGGCCCTGCTCGCCCACTCGGTGCCGCTGCTGTGGCGGCGCAGTCGTCCCTGGTGGGTGCTCGGCGCGGTCGCGGCCACCACCTGGCTGGGGCCGCTGCTGGCGGTCACCGGGGTGATGTCCGCCGACGGCGCCTGGTGGTCGCTGTTCGGCGGGGGAGCGGAACTGGCCGCCGTGTACGCGGTGGCGGCCTGGGGTGCGCGACCCGGCCTGACCTGGCTGGCCCCGATCGGCGGTGCGGCGGTGCTCGCCTTGGCGGTGGGCGTGCTGGCCGCCGTGAGCTCCACACCGGAGCTCGCCGCGGACCCGGACATTCCGAAGCAGGCGGTGGGGTTCACGGCGGTCATGTCGCAGATCCTGATCACGGCGCTGTTCGGGGCGCTGTACGTGCTGCCCATGGGCGCGTGCTGGCTGGCGGGCTGGGCGGCCCGGCGCCGCCGGTCCCAGCGGCACGCCCGGGAGGAGGGCGGGGTGGCGGCCGCGATGGCGCAGGCACAGATGCGGGCGTACGACGAGCGGGCCCGGATCGCGGCCGGGTTGCGCGACGCCGTGCTGCGGCACGCGGCCGAGGTGCCGCGGGCCGCGGAACGCGCCGACCTGGACGCGGTGGTGGGATCGGCCCGCCAGGCGCTGACCGCGATGCGGGGCCTGCTCGACGGCCTGGGCCGCGCCGGCGCCGCGCAGCAGCACGAGGAGGTGGCGTCATCGCGGTCCGCGTGA
- a CDS encoding response regulator, with product MVVDDQVMVRAGLAAIVGAQDDMAVVGEAGDGASALALAATALPDVVLMDIRMPGMDGLTTTARLTAGERPPRVLVLTTFHQDAYVFQALRAGASGFLLKDAEPGELVAAIRVVASGEAMLSPVVTRRLIDAFATGALTAAPETDPRLDALTPRERDVLVSLARGLSNAEIGATLGIATGTVKAHVYALLPKLGVRDRVQATIVAYDLGLVRPR from the coding sequence ATGGTCGTCGACGATCAGGTCATGGTCCGGGCCGGGCTGGCCGCGATCGTCGGCGCGCAGGACGACATGGCGGTGGTCGGGGAGGCCGGGGACGGCGCGTCGGCCCTCGCGCTGGCGGCCACGGCCCTGCCGGACGTGGTGCTGATGGACATCCGGATGCCCGGGATGGACGGGTTGACCACGACCGCCCGGCTCACCGCCGGCGAGCGCCCGCCGCGGGTGCTGGTGCTGACCACCTTCCACCAGGACGCGTACGTGTTCCAGGCGTTGCGGGCCGGGGCCTCGGGTTTCCTGCTCAAGGACGCGGAGCCCGGCGAGCTGGTGGCGGCGATCCGGGTGGTGGCGTCCGGGGAGGCGATGCTGAGCCCGGTGGTCACCCGGCGCCTCATCGACGCGTTCGCCACGGGCGCCCTGACCGCGGCACCGGAGACCGACCCGCGCCTGGACGCGCTGACGCCGCGCGAACGCGACGTGCTGGTCAGCCTCGCCCGGGGCCTGTCGAACGCCGAGATCGGCGCGACGCTGGGCATCGCGACCGGCACGGTGAAGGCCCACGTGTACGCGCTGCTGCCCAAACTGGGTGTCCGGGACCGCGTCCAGGCCACCATCGTCGCGTACGACCTGGGTCTGGTCCGGCCACGCTGA
- a CDS encoding GNAT family N-acetyltransferase has translation MNPPRIRAATAADVDAVVPLMLDSSPELIAATFGAGATAVVRRDFLRGRGIFGHAHQLVALADDGRVVATLTAYPGRDYRRLSLRTLRSAAVLGPRALARAVRRTAALAHLFAPPGRDSLFLANLCVAPAVRSRGYGSALMAHARTLAPAQGLATVEFDVSFANPRAQRLYERLGWEVTGERPAPAGSPLDGFRRMRRPAAPGRSGARP, from the coding sequence GTGAACCCCCCACGGATCCGGGCGGCCACGGCCGCCGACGTCGACGCGGTGGTGCCGCTGATGCTCGACTCCTCCCCCGAGCTCATCGCGGCGACCTTCGGCGCCGGCGCGACCGCGGTGGTGCGCCGGGACTTCCTGCGCGGCAGGGGCATCTTCGGCCACGCGCACCAGCTCGTCGCGCTGGCCGACGACGGGCGGGTGGTGGCGACGCTCACCGCGTACCCGGGCCGCGACTACCGGCGGTTGAGCCTGCGCACCCTGCGGTCGGCGGCGGTGCTGGGGCCGCGCGCCCTGGCCCGCGCGGTGCGCCGGACGGCCGCGCTGGCGCACCTGTTCGCCCCGCCCGGGCGGGACAGCCTGTTCCTCGCCAACCTGTGCGTCGCCCCGGCCGTACGCAGCCGGGGCTACGGGTCGGCGCTGATGGCGCACGCCCGGACGCTGGCGCCCGCGCAGGGACTGGCCACGGTCGAGTTCGACGTGTCCTTCGCCAACCCCCGCGCCCAGCGGCTGTACGAGCGGCTCGGCTGGGAGGTCACCGGGGAACGCCCCGCGCCCGCGGGCAGCCCGCTGGACGGATTCCGGCGGATGCGCCGACCGGCCGCGCCGGGCCGATCCGGCGCCCGCCCCTGA
- a CDS encoding amino acid adenylation domain-containing protein yields MSRYQRPVSPTEWLYLAGQRTMPPFAIQLVVEGEGDLDPAALTRAVRVASAACPGARLARDGRTWVDTGEAPPVTAAGSVALWPALASSALERTCEVVVAEGAVMFRVSHAVMDGRGVLTWAADVFRALRGEPPLGAPAILTDFGLADRLGAPGRRPRMSAGWRSPLTAPPHAAGPATAGLGPAGQSSARQGWARRSVDGNHPGLVAKLATAVAGFTGAGRSRFLVPVDLRRHDPALRSTANLSLPVFLTAGPDETWQSLHKQILRALVERREVTGGAAERAAYRLPLGLLARSLRMAGDRHLCTAILSHLGRIDPAEFSADGFRASTVYSLPTHAPLAPLSIVATAPPGRTELTVAHHGTPERAEALLDAVEAALSPHRHWAGNDTRRAVPRATLTGLFARQVAAAPGAVALTGPFGEVSYAELDARADAVAHALRERDVGRGDVVGLLADRTVEAVAAILGVLKAGAAYLPLDPQHPDGRIGHVLRDAGAPLCLLGRRHAGRVGVEHLILEDLPTGGAPPADDAATPDDLAYVIYTSGSTGRPKGVQVEHRSLVNYVTWAREEYRVDTGTRFALFTSLAFDLTGTALLLPLLAGGSVALVPDEPTHVSLREMLERSGANALKLTPAHLDLIGRLGLTPAGFRVLVVGGEQLRPAVAAAALRAFGPHCRIVNEYGPTEATIGCVVHEFDPDRDTGAAVPIGRPVANTSVFLLNADGRFVAPGETGELHLAGEQLARGYRGRPDLDGERFVRLADGTRVYRTGDLARVVDGELEYLGRTDDQLKIRGYRIEPAEIAAALESYPGIARAVVTGRAARRGTDPVLCAYVVGAVASEQDVRDHLARCLPRYLVPAVIVTVDELPRTTNGKIDVGALPDPFAQRAVTPPSGGPAPGTVEERVSQIFARILRVDRTLIGPDTDFHALGGDSLSMIEMLAAVAAELPDPSTRDTLAGSVIRNPTPAAVTAVIRGGAPAPGGAR; encoded by the coding sequence GTGAGCCGCTACCAGCGGCCCGTGTCGCCGACCGAATGGCTGTACCTGGCCGGTCAGCGCACCATGCCGCCCTTCGCGATCCAGCTCGTCGTCGAGGGCGAGGGCGACCTCGATCCCGCCGCGCTCACCCGGGCCGTCCGGGTGGCGTCGGCCGCGTGCCCCGGCGCCCGCCTGGCCCGGGACGGCCGGACCTGGGTGGACACCGGCGAGGCCCCGCCGGTCACCGCGGCCGGCTCCGTGGCGCTGTGGCCGGCGCTGGCGTCCAGCGCGCTGGAACGGACCTGCGAGGTCGTGGTCGCCGAGGGCGCCGTGATGTTCCGGGTGTCCCACGCGGTGATGGACGGCCGAGGCGTGCTGACCTGGGCGGCGGACGTGTTCCGGGCGCTGCGCGGTGAGCCGCCGCTGGGTGCGCCCGCGATCCTCACGGACTTCGGCCTCGCCGACCGGCTGGGCGCGCCCGGCCGGCGGCCCCGGATGAGTGCCGGCTGGCGCTCCCCCCTGACCGCACCACCCCACGCGGCCGGGCCGGCCACGGCCGGACTGGGCCCGGCCGGGCAGAGCTCGGCCAGGCAGGGGTGGGCGCGGCGCAGCGTCGACGGCAACCACCCTGGGCTGGTCGCGAAGCTCGCCACGGCGGTGGCCGGGTTCACCGGTGCCGGACGGTCCCGCTTCCTGGTGCCCGTCGACCTGCGCCGGCACGACCCGGCGTTGCGCAGCACCGCCAATCTCAGCCTGCCGGTGTTCCTCACCGCGGGCCCGGACGAGACGTGGCAGAGCCTGCACAAGCAGATCCTGCGCGCGCTCGTCGAGCGGCGCGAGGTCACCGGCGGAGCGGCGGAACGCGCCGCCTACCGGCTACCGCTGGGGCTGCTGGCCCGCTCCCTGCGGATGGCCGGTGACCGCCACCTGTGCACGGCGATCCTGTCCCACCTCGGCCGGATCGATCCGGCCGAGTTCAGCGCCGACGGATTCCGCGCCTCGACCGTCTACTCCCTGCCCACCCACGCGCCGCTGGCCCCGCTGTCCATCGTGGCGACCGCGCCGCCGGGCCGTACCGAGCTGACCGTGGCCCACCACGGCACACCCGAGCGGGCCGAGGCGCTGCTGGACGCGGTCGAGGCCGCGCTGTCGCCGCACCGGCACTGGGCGGGCAACGACACCCGGCGCGCGGTGCCCCGCGCGACCCTGACCGGCCTGTTCGCCCGGCAGGTCGCCGCCGCCCCGGGCGCCGTCGCGCTGACCGGGCCGTTCGGCGAGGTCAGCTACGCCGAACTGGACGCCCGCGCGGACGCGGTGGCGCACGCGCTGCGCGAGCGAGACGTGGGTCGCGGCGACGTCGTCGGGCTGCTGGCCGACCGTACGGTCGAGGCCGTCGCGGCGATCCTCGGCGTGCTCAAGGCAGGGGCGGCGTACCTGCCGCTGGACCCGCAGCACCCGGACGGCCGGATCGGCCACGTGCTGCGCGACGCGGGCGCGCCGCTGTGCCTGCTCGGGCGCCGCCACGCCGGACGCGTCGGCGTCGAACACCTGATCCTGGAGGACCTGCCGACCGGCGGCGCGCCCCCCGCCGACGACGCGGCCACGCCGGACGACCTCGCGTACGTCATCTACACCTCCGGCTCGACCGGGCGCCCCAAGGGTGTCCAGGTCGAACACCGCAGCCTCGTCAACTACGTCACCTGGGCCCGCGAGGAGTACCGGGTGGACACCGGCACCCGGTTCGCGCTGTTCACCTCGCTGGCGTTCGACCTGACCGGCACGGCGCTGCTGCTGCCGCTGCTGGCCGGGGGCAGCGTGGCGCTGGTACCCGACGAGCCGACCCACGTCAGCCTGCGGGAGATGCTGGAACGCTCCGGCGCCAACGCCCTCAAGCTCACCCCGGCGCACCTGGACCTGATCGGGCGGCTGGGGCTGACCCCGGCCGGGTTCAGGGTCCTGGTCGTCGGCGGCGAACAGCTGCGCCCGGCGGTCGCGGCGGCGGCGCTGCGCGCGTTCGGACCGCACTGCCGGATCGTCAACGAGTACGGGCCGACCGAGGCCACCATCGGCTGCGTCGTGCACGAGTTCGACCCCGACCGCGACACCGGCGCCGCCGTGCCGATCGGGCGGCCGGTGGCCAACACGTCGGTGTTCCTGCTCAACGCCGACGGGCGCTTCGTCGCTCCCGGTGAGACCGGCGAGCTCCACCTGGCCGGTGAGCAGCTCGCGCGCGGCTACCGGGGCCGCCCCGATCTCGACGGCGAGCGCTTCGTCCGGCTGGCCGACGGGACCCGGGTGTACCGGACCGGTGACCTGGCCCGGGTGGTGGACGGCGAATTGGAGTACCTGGGCCGCACCGACGACCAGCTCAAGATCCGGGGTTACCGGATCGAACCGGCCGAGATCGCGGCGGCGCTGGAGAGCTACCCGGGGATTGCTCGGGCGGTGGTGACCGGGCGGGCCGCCCGTCGCGGCACCGACCCCGTGCTGTGCGCGTACGTGGTCGGTGCGGTGGCGTCCGAGCAGGACGTCCGCGACCACCTGGCGCGGTGCCTGCCGCGCTACCTGGTGCCCGCCGTGATCGTCACCGTGGACGAGCTGCCGCGGACCACCAACGGGAAGATCGACGTCGGGGCGCTGCCCGACCCGTTCGCGCAGCGCGCCGTGACGCCCCCGTCCGGCGGGCCCGCCCCCGGGACGGTCGAGGAGCGGGTGTCGCAGATCTTCGCCCGGATTCTGCGGGTCGACCGGACCTTGATCGGGCCGGACACCGACTTCCACGCCCTCGGCGGCGACTCCCTGTCGATGATCGAGATGCTGGCGGCGGTCGCGGCGGAGCTGCCCGATCCGTCCACGCGTGACACGCTGGCGGGTTCGGTGATCCGCAACCCGACACCCGCGGCGGTCACGGCGGTCATCCGCGGCGGCGCACCGGCGCCCGGTGGTGCGCGGTGA